The nucleotide window CTTTTCTTTCTGTCCAGGTAAGTTGGTATACCGTATCATTTAGTACAGTAATACCTTCTCCAAAATCATGATCATTTAGTGGAACTGACTTTTCTGCTTTCCCTGTTTGCAGGTTTACCTGTAAAAGATGAGAGTTCTTACTGCTTACAGGATTGTCGGCATCTCCGCCGGTTCCCTCATACAATTTTCCCTTGTAAATAACCAGGCCCTGGGTAAAAGAAGAAGTGTCGTGAGGGTAGGTTTTTACCACGGATAAGCTGATATTGGGAATAGGCGCAGCTGTAGTGCCCGGCTCTGTCGTCGTGGGAGGGGTAGACGTGTTGTCGCCGCAGCTAAAAAGTAAAGCTGATAAAGATACCGCTATCAATAAAGAGAAAAGTTTGTTCATGCCTTAAAATAATTGGCTACAAAAGTAGGTAACTGAATTTCAAATAAATCATAAAACCATGAAGGTGCTGATGGAATATTGATAGAATATTATTCGTTTATTTTTATTTTATAAGAATATTATTCGTTTATTTTATTATTTTCAGAATAATATTTAAATTTAGGCCATGGCACCAACGGATACCGGTTTAAATGATATCGATAAGGCGATTTTGAAATTAATGCAGGACGATGCGCGCATCACCAATGTGGCCATCTCCAAAAAGCTTAAAATGGCTCCTTCGGCGGTGTTGGAACGGGTACGAAAGCTGGAGGAACGGGGAGTGATCAAGGGATACACCACCAATATCGATCCTTCTGCGTTAAACAAAGAGTTGCTGGCATTTATCTTTATCAAATCTGCCGATGGCTTTGGTTGCGACACTTCAGCAAAAGCATTTGCTGCTATCCCGGAAGTGCAGGAAGTGCATAATATAGCAGGCGATGATTGTTACCTGGTTAAAGTACGCGTAGCCAACACACAGGCATTAATGGATTTGCGACGAAAGAAGTTTAGTAAGATCGCCAATATTCTCTCCATGCGCACCACCATTGTAATGGAAACTGTAAAAGAAACACAAACTATCTCAATTACCTGATCATGACACTTAAAAAACAGCCCTCTGTAGCATTAGTAATACTCGCTTTTGCTGCTGTATACCTGATTTGGGGTTCTACTTATTTTTTTATTGAAATGGCAGTGAAGCATATCCCGCCAATGGTTTTAGGAGCCATACGCTTTATTATTGCCGGTATTATTATGATGATATGGGTAACTATCAAAGGAGAACGTATCTGGCAACGGGCAGCTATTGTTCCCGCGGCAGTCAGCGGCTTGCTCATGCTGTTCCTGGGGAATGGAGCAGTGATCTGGGCAGAGCAATTTTTGCCCAGTTCATTTGTGGCTATTTTCCTGGCGTCAGCGCCACTTTGGTTTTTATTGCTGGATAAGGTAAACTGGAAACAGAACTTCAACAATAAGTACATGATTATGGGAGTAGCCATAGGCTTGCTGGGAGTAGTTGCCTTATTTTATGAAAAGATAGTTGCCACCGGGTATGGCAATAGTTTGTTGCCCCTCATTATTTTATGCGTGGCAAATATCAGTTGGGCGCTCGGCTCCCTATTTTCGAAATACAAGGTAAAAGGCACTTCGGCCTCTGTTAATTCCACCTGGCAAATGTTGGCGGCGGGTATGGCTTTTACGGTTGCGGGCGCTTTCAATAAAGAGTTTGTGTCGGTAGACTGGGCTGCAATACCTCCTAAAGCCTGGGCCTCATTGGCTTACCTGGTAGTATTCGGGTCCATCATCGGCTATAGTGCCTATGTGTTTTTGTTAAGTGTAAGAAGCGCTACACAGGTGAGTACCTATGCGTATGTTAACCCGCTGGTGGCGGTTTTGCTGGGTGTATTGATCAACCACGATAAGCTTACTCCAATGCAATTAGGCGGATTGGCCATTATTTTATGCAGCGTATTTTTTATCAACCTGGCCAAAAAGAACCAGTTAAAAGTAAAAGCCCGTTTGAAAGCGCAAGCCTGATTTTTTTCAACTATTTGCCGCGTCATGCGTTTATAAAATACATAAGCGACAAATAATGAGCGATAGCGTTTTTAACGGATTGAAATATTCCGTACTGGACCTGGCTACGGTATGCCAGGGCGATTCTTTACAGGAAACATTTGCCAGAAGCCTGCAGACTGCCCGGTTTGTTGAACAGCAGGGCTATAACCGGTATTGGTTTTCTGAACATCATAATATGGAAAGTGTGGCCAGTGCCGCTACTTCGGTTTTGATCGGCTATGTAGCGGGCGGCACTAATACGATACGCGTTGGTTCGGGTGGGATTATGTTACCGAATCATTCTCCTTTGATCATCGCCGAGCAATTTGGAACGCTGGGCTCTTTATATCCCGGCAGGATTGACCTGGGACTGGGCCGTGCACCGGGAACTGATGGTTTAACGGCTATGACGATCCGTAATAGCCCACTCAATATACCCTACGATTTCCAGAAGAATATTGAGCAGCTACAGGTTTATTTTAGTAAGGAAAATGCGCATGCAAAAGTAAGGGCATTGCCGGGTGAGGGTGTAGATATTCCTATTTGGGTATTAGGCTCAAGTACAGATAGCGCTTACCTGGCTGCGCAAATGGGCTTGCCTTATGCCTTTGCAGCTCATTTTGCTCCTACTCATATGATGCAGGCTTTTGCTATTTACAAAGAATATTTCAGGCCGTCTGAGATGCTGGAAAAACCTTACGCGATGGCTTGTGTAAACATTATTGCTGCAGACACAAACGAAGAGGCTGCTTTTTTAGCTACCTCCATGTATAAAATGTTCCTGGGTATTTTTACCAATTCAAGAGAGCCGTTACAGTCTCCGTTTGATCCGGCCGGATTGTCAGACTTATGGACGCCGGAGCAGGAATATGGCGTAAAGCATATGCTGTCGCATGCTTTTATCGGGGATAAACCCACTATCGCAAAAGGACTGAAAGGCTTTGTAGAAAATACCGGTGTACAGGAGATTATGACGATTTCCCAGATTTTTGATCAGTCCAGAAAAGAATATTCCTTTCAACTGTTTAAAGAAATAATGACCGGTAACAGCTAGGCTTTTTTTATTGAACAAGGTTAATTTTCATTTCAAATATTCTATCTAACAAAAGTTGGGGCGCCTTCGCTGTTGGTACACCTAAATTAGTATCTTCAGGCCCTAAATAAACTTTTATGGATAATGCAATTCAACAAAAAGTAGATCAATGGTTGCAGGGCAATTATGATGAAGAAACAAAAAAGGAAATTCAGAGATTGCAGTCTGAAAATAGTAACGAGCTTGCAGATTCTTTCTATCAAAATCTTGAATTTGGAACCGGTGGTCTTCGTGGGGTCATGGGGGTAGGCACCAATCGTATGAACAAGTATACGGTGGGTATGGCTACGCAGGGCTATGCAAATTATTTAAAACAATCCTTTCCCGGCGAAGTGAGGGTAGCCATTGCTCATGACAGCCGTAATAACAGTCGTTTTTTTGCGGAAACAACAGCCAATGTTTTTGCGGCCAACGATATAAAAGTCTTTTTGTTCGAAAGTCTGCGTCCGACTCCCGAGCTTTCTTTTGCAATAAGAACATTGGGGTGCCAGGGCGGTGTGGTATGTACAGCTTCTCATAATCCCAAAGAGTATAATGGATATAAGGCATACTGGAATGACGGAGGACAATTGGTACCACCCCATGATAAAAATGTAATAAAGGAAGTAGAGAAAATTCAATCGGTTGAAGATGTGAAATGGAACGGAGGAGAAGCTAATATTACATTGATCGGAAAAGAACTGGATGAGCAATACATCCGGATGGTTAAAGGGTTGAGTGTATACCCCGAAGTGATCAAAAAGCAGGAAGACTTAAAAATTGTTTACACGCCTGTACATGGTACCGGTATTATGCTGGTACCGCAGGTGCTGGAAGCATTTGGGTTTAAAAACGTACATATTGTAGAAGAGCAGCAAACTCCCGATGGTAATTTTCCTACCGTAGCGTATCCCAATCCTGAAGAAAAAGAGACCATGAGCATTGGTTTGCAAAAAGCCAAAGACCTGGATGCCGATATTTTGTTAGGTACGGATCCGGATGCAGACCGCGTAGGTATCGGCATTAAAAATAACAAAGGTGAGTGGGTATTAATGAACGGTAACCAAACAGCTGTGCTGGCGTTTAATTATTTATTGGAAGCCCGGAAAGAAAAAGGTATTGCGCAGGATAACGATATGATCATTACGACTATCGTAACAACGGGTATGGTTGATGATCTGGCAAGAGGTAATGGCGTTACCTGTTACAGGGTACTGACCGGCTTTAAGTGGATTGCAGAAATGATCAGGTTAAAAGAGGGTAAAGAAAACTATGTAGTAGGTGGGGAGGAGAGCTTTGGATTAATGATCGGCGATAAGATAAGAGATAAGGATGCGATAAGTGCTGTAGCGCTCCTTTGCGAAATGGCATCCTACGAAAAAGAAAAAGGGAACACTTTATTTGATAAACTGGTAGAACTATATATTAAATACGGGTTTTATAAGGAGGACCTGATCTCCATCACTAAAAAAGGAATGGATGGACAGCAACAGATAGCAGCCATGATGCAGGAGTATCGTAATAATCCACCTCAGACCATTAATGGATCGAAGGTGACGGCTGTACTGGATTATGACAACGGCTTAGCTACGAATGTGCAAACACGTGATGTTAACCCGATCGATCTGCCCCGTTCAAACGTGTTGCAGTTTATAACAGAAGATGGGTCGCTGATCTCTGCCCGTCCCAGCGGCACGGAGCCCAAAATTAAATTTTATTTTAGTGTGAAAGAAGCGCTGGCCAGCGCGGATCAGTTTGATGAAGTGAATGCTAAACTGGATGATAAAATAAAAGCGATTATTAAGGATATGAAATTGGGCTAAAACGTAACTTTAAGAATAAACAGTAGCCGCCCCGTCCCTAAAGTCGGGGCGACTTTATAATTGGAAAGATCACCGCCACCATAAACTATGGGTACCATTGACCATTAGTCCGGCTTAGGAGCACATGAATAACAGGTGAAGAATTGAATTGATAAACGTACAGTTGTAGTTTGATCAGTTCCCTGGAAGGCTGTTAGTGATAGTTTAGTAAGGATGTTTGCTGCTATGATAAATGGTACATCGCGTAATAGTCAAAAAACTCATTTTTTATAACGATCCTCTTTTTTCTAAACAAAATTCTTTTTACAGCGTGGATGCAGGACGTAAATATAGATCTCAATATGTTAACAAATCTGGCTTTCATCGTGTGTGATGTATAGGTTTAAGTTTACTAATAATGTTTACAAGGCGAATGTATGCTACAAAAGAGGGACTAAATTAGGGTATTTTTCCCGTCTATCCGGCCGGCAGGATTAAATGTGGAAAACATTCACGAATGAGGTAATGAAATTTTAAACTGCTGCTGTTTTTGCTTTGAACATCAATTATTTACTTTTGAA belongs to Niabella yanshanensis and includes:
- a CDS encoding LLM class flavin-dependent oxidoreductase, which codes for MSDSVFNGLKYSVLDLATVCQGDSLQETFARSLQTARFVEQQGYNRYWFSEHHNMESVASAATSVLIGYVAGGTNTIRVGSGGIMLPNHSPLIIAEQFGTLGSLYPGRIDLGLGRAPGTDGLTAMTIRNSPLNIPYDFQKNIEQLQVYFSKENAHAKVRALPGEGVDIPIWVLGSSTDSAYLAAQMGLPYAFAAHFAPTHMMQAFAIYKEYFRPSEMLEKPYAMACVNIIAADTNEEAAFLATSMYKMFLGIFTNSREPLQSPFDPAGLSDLWTPEQEYGVKHMLSHAFIGDKPTIAKGLKGFVENTGVQEIMTISQIFDQSRKEYSFQLFKEIMTGNS
- a CDS encoding EamA family transporter — translated: MTLKKQPSVALVILAFAAVYLIWGSTYFFIEMAVKHIPPMVLGAIRFIIAGIIMMIWVTIKGERIWQRAAIVPAAVSGLLMLFLGNGAVIWAEQFLPSSFVAIFLASAPLWFLLLDKVNWKQNFNNKYMIMGVAIGLLGVVALFYEKIVATGYGNSLLPLIILCVANISWALGSLFSKYKVKGTSASVNSTWQMLAAGMAFTVAGAFNKEFVSVDWAAIPPKAWASLAYLVVFGSIIGYSAYVFLLSVRSATQVSTYAYVNPLVAVLLGVLINHDKLTPMQLGGLAIILCSVFFINLAKKNQLKVKARLKAQA
- a CDS encoding Lrp/AsnC family transcriptional regulator — encoded protein: MAPTDTGLNDIDKAILKLMQDDARITNVAISKKLKMAPSAVLERVRKLEERGVIKGYTTNIDPSALNKELLAFIFIKSADGFGCDTSAKAFAAIPEVQEVHNIAGDDCYLVKVRVANTQALMDLRRKKFSKIANILSMRTTIVMETVKETQTISIT
- a CDS encoding phospho-sugar mutase, with amino-acid sequence MDNAIQQKVDQWLQGNYDEETKKEIQRLQSENSNELADSFYQNLEFGTGGLRGVMGVGTNRMNKYTVGMATQGYANYLKQSFPGEVRVAIAHDSRNNSRFFAETTANVFAANDIKVFLFESLRPTPELSFAIRTLGCQGGVVCTASHNPKEYNGYKAYWNDGGQLVPPHDKNVIKEVEKIQSVEDVKWNGGEANITLIGKELDEQYIRMVKGLSVYPEVIKKQEDLKIVYTPVHGTGIMLVPQVLEAFGFKNVHIVEEQQTPDGNFPTVAYPNPEEKETMSIGLQKAKDLDADILLGTDPDADRVGIGIKNNKGEWVLMNGNQTAVLAFNYLLEARKEKGIAQDNDMIITTIVTTGMVDDLARGNGVTCYRVLTGFKWIAEMIRLKEGKENYVVGGEESFGLMIGDKIRDKDAISAVALLCEMASYEKEKGNTLFDKLVELYIKYGFYKEDLISITKKGMDGQQQIAAMMQEYRNNPPQTINGSKVTAVLDYDNGLATNVQTRDVNPIDLPRSNVLQFITEDGSLISARPSGTEPKIKFYFSVKEALASADQFDEVNAKLDDKIKAIIKDMKLG